A single region of the Tepidisphaeraceae bacterium genome encodes:
- a CDS encoding cold-shock protein: MATGKVKWFNDQKGFGFIAANEDGKDVFVHHSVIEGEGFRTLTENESVEYEFESGPKGMKATKVRRIAVAVAS; the protein is encoded by the coding sequence ATGGCCACCGGTAAGGTCAAGTGGTTCAACGATCAAAAGGGCTTCGGGTTCATCGCCGCCAACGAGGATGGCAAGGACGTCTTCGTCCACCATTCGGTGATTGAGGGCGAAGGGTTTCGCACGCTCACGGAAAACGAATCGGTCGAATACGAATTCGAATCCGGCCCCAAGGGCATGAAGGCCACGAAGGTCCGCCGCATTGCCGTCGCCGTCGCGAGCTGA
- a CDS encoding dipeptidase, whose amino-acid sequence MLDRVLETIESRKHQAVTALSEFLAIPSVSAQPQHKPDMVRCATWLADQLKFAGLEVSVMETGGHPAVVAKNKHIPGRPTVLLYGHYDVQPPEPLNLWTTPPFEPTVRDGAIYARGSADDKGQVWCHVEAIMAWQAHVGLPVNLTVLIEGEEEIGSDHLEAFVKHYAADLKADVVVISDTNQFARGLPAITYGLRGLVYEEVFLTGPSHDLHSGLYGGAVPNPANVLGELIASLHDADGRVNIPGFYDDVVDLTPAERAEWASLPFDEKRFADALELESLYGETGYTTLERKWARPTCDVNGITAGYQGAGAKTVIGAKASAKISMRLVPNQDPAKIRAAFEQAMRDRCPKNVKIEFANYGLAGPFLTPREGKAMALAAEAVEAGFGAKPVLMREGGSIPVVALFKQVLGIDTLLIGFGLDDDRVHSPNEKFDLDAFHNGTRTAAALYERLANL is encoded by the coding sequence ATGCTCGACCGCGTCCTGGAAACGATCGAATCGCGCAAGCATCAAGCCGTGACGGCGTTGTCGGAGTTTCTGGCGATCCCGAGCGTCAGCGCGCAGCCGCAGCACAAGCCGGACATGGTGCGGTGCGCCACGTGGCTGGCCGACCAGTTGAAGTTTGCGGGCTTGGAAGTCTCGGTGATGGAGACCGGCGGGCACCCCGCAGTGGTCGCAAAAAACAAGCACATCCCCGGGCGGCCAACCGTGTTGCTATACGGGCACTACGACGTTCAACCGCCTGAGCCACTGAACCTGTGGACCACGCCGCCGTTCGAGCCGACCGTTCGCGACGGCGCGATCTACGCCCGCGGGAGCGCCGACGATAAGGGGCAGGTCTGGTGCCATGTGGAAGCGATCATGGCATGGCAGGCGCACGTGGGGCTGCCGGTGAACCTGACGGTGCTGATCGAGGGGGAAGAGGAGATCGGTTCCGATCACCTGGAGGCGTTCGTCAAGCACTACGCCGCCGACCTGAAGGCCGACGTCGTCGTCATCAGCGACACGAACCAGTTCGCCCGCGGCTTGCCGGCCATAACTTACGGGTTGCGCGGATTGGTGTACGAAGAAGTCTTCCTCACCGGTCCCAGTCACGACCTGCACAGCGGCCTGTACGGTGGGGCGGTGCCGAACCCCGCCAACGTGCTGGGCGAGCTGATCGCATCGCTCCACGACGCCGACGGGCGGGTGAACATCCCGGGCTTTTATGATGATGTGGTCGACCTGACGCCCGCCGAGCGCGCCGAGTGGGCATCACTGCCGTTCGACGAAAAGCGCTTCGCGGACGCGTTGGAATTGGAATCGCTCTATGGCGAAACCGGTTACACCACGCTTGAACGCAAGTGGGCCCGCCCGACGTGCGACGTGAACGGCATTACCGCCGGCTATCAGGGGGCCGGCGCCAAGACCGTCATCGGCGCCAAGGCATCCGCGAAGATATCGATGCGGCTCGTCCCCAACCAGGACCCGGCCAAGATCCGGGCCGCCTTCGAGCAGGCGATGCGCGACCGCTGTCCGAAGAACGTGAAGATCGAGTTCGCCAACTATGGCCTGGCTGGCCCGTTCCTCACCCCGCGCGAGGGTAAGGCGATGGCACTGGCCGCTGAGGCGGTCGAGGCCGGCTTCGGGGCTAAACCCGTCCTGATGCGCGAGGGCGGCAGCATCCCGGTCGTCGCGCTCTTCAAGCAGGTGCTCGGCATCGACACGCTGTTGATCGGCTTCGGCCTGGATGACGACCGCGTGCATTCCCCAAACGAGAAGTTCGATCTCGACGCCTTCCACAACGGCACCCGCACCGCAGCGGCGTTATACGAACGATTGGCCAATCTGTAG
- a CDS encoding PaaI family thioesterase, translating into MPLTELPHTPGCLVCGPENPHGLRLHLYVDENAGIVRTRFTPQKHHIGFDGVVHGGVIATVLDEAMVWAATWEGRRFCLCGEMTVRFRRKIAIGEHVDVEASVTTGRTKLIKTIATVFSSSGELLCEATGKYVPLEEVRHRAVVETMIADPATERAAQRLKA; encoded by the coding sequence ATGCCATTAACCGAACTTCCACATACGCCCGGATGTCTTGTGTGCGGGCCGGAAAACCCGCATGGGCTGCGGCTGCACCTGTACGTCGACGAGAACGCGGGCATCGTCCGCACCCGCTTTACACCGCAGAAGCACCACATCGGGTTCGACGGTGTCGTGCACGGCGGGGTGATCGCGACCGTCCTCGACGAAGCCATGGTCTGGGCCGCGACGTGGGAAGGCCGGCGGTTCTGCCTGTGCGGCGAGATGACAGTCCGCTTTCGGCGCAAGATCGCCATCGGTGAACACGTCGACGTCGAGGCCAGCGTCACCACCGGTCGAACCAAGCTGATCAAGACGATCGCGACGGTCTTCAGCTCCAGCGGTGAACTGCTCTGCGAGGCCACCGGCAAGTACGTGCCGCTCGAGGAAGTACGCCACCGCGCCGTCGTCGAAACCATGATCGCCGACCCCGCGACCGAGCGGGCGGCGCAGCGGTTGAAGGCGTAG
- a CDS encoding NTP transferase domain-containing protein — MSTTAIILAAGKSTRMKSARPKPLHEVCGKPMLHYVLQACYDAGCTRVVVVVGHGKEEVVAAFGHDSRITWVEQTEQLGTGHAARMCSRELEKSPGDVFILAGDGPLIRGQVLQTLLNAHQEEKAAASMATAVLDDPTGYGRIIRDGDGEFVEIVEQGDGTPEQLAIREVFPSYYCVKTAELMHALSLLKNENSKREYYLTDIYAILRSEGKRVTAVQAVTAEDVLSVNTRSQQAEVDAIMQERIQRGLREAGVTIVSPINTYIEADVTIGQDTVIQPFSVIGSDTSIGRNCIIGPFACVPRSSVVREGTTVAGNVSSSGTGVAGS; from the coding sequence ATGAGCACCACAGCCATCATCCTCGCCGCGGGCAAGTCGACACGGATGAAGTCGGCCCGGCCGAAGCCGTTGCACGAGGTGTGCGGCAAGCCGATGCTGCACTACGTGCTGCAGGCCTGCTACGACGCCGGTTGCACGCGCGTCGTAGTGGTCGTGGGCCACGGTAAAGAAGAAGTCGTGGCGGCCTTCGGGCACGATTCGCGCATTACCTGGGTCGAACAGACCGAGCAGCTCGGCACCGGTCACGCCGCCCGCATGTGCAGCCGGGAACTGGAAAAGAGCCCCGGCGACGTCTTCATCCTCGCCGGTGATGGGCCGCTCATTCGCGGGCAGGTGCTGCAGACGTTGCTGAACGCCCACCAGGAAGAAAAGGCCGCCGCCAGCATGGCGACCGCGGTGTTGGACGACCCGACCGGCTATGGCCGGATCATTCGCGACGGCGACGGCGAGTTTGTCGAGATCGTCGAGCAAGGTGACGGCACGCCCGAGCAGCTGGCGATTCGCGAGGTCTTCCCGAGTTACTATTGCGTGAAGACGGCCGAACTCATGCACGCCCTGTCGCTGCTGAAGAACGAGAACTCGAAGCGCGAGTATTACCTGACCGACATCTACGCGATCCTGCGCAGCGAAGGCAAGCGCGTGACCGCGGTGCAGGCGGTGACGGCCGAGGACGTGCTGTCGGTCAACACGCGGTCGCAGCAGGCCGAGGTCGACGCGATCATGCAGGAGCGCATCCAGCGCGGCCTGCGCGAAGCGGGCGTCACGATCGTCAGCCCGATCAACACGTACATTGAAGCCGACGTCACCATCGGCCAGGACACGGTCATTCAGCCGTTCTCCGTGATCGGCTCCGACACCAGCATTGGCCGCAACTGCATCATCGGCCCGTTCGCCTGCGTGCCCCGCAGCAGCGTGGTGCGCGAGGGAACGACGGTGGCAGGCAACGTGTCGAGCAGCGGGACGGGAGTGGCGGGAAGCTAG
- a CDS encoding ribose-phosphate pyrophosphokinase — protein MPKIDSDQLRIFTGRANRDLAEKICAYLSLPVGRGQTELFPDGECIVKVNEDVRGRDCYIIQPTCQPVNGNLMELFIWIDTLKRASAHRVTAVMPYFGYARQDRKDEGRTPITAKLVANLIERAGADRVVSIDLHAAQVQGFFDIPVDHLNAGPVLSKWFKSLKLDNWVFVSPDVGNVKRAQVYANMMGGEICIIDKRRKSGTQTEAKHIIGDVRGKNCLIVDDMITTAGTVTKAVEILKDNGALDVYIAATHGVFAGPALERLEKCDFTKIAVTNTIPILDRCDGIKDRMDVLDVSGLLGEAIHRIHHNESVSALFKGAHKDGAR, from the coding sequence ATGCCAAAGATCGACTCGGACCAACTTCGCATCTTCACCGGTCGCGCCAATCGCGATTTGGCGGAGAAGATCTGCGCGTACCTGTCGCTGCCGGTGGGTCGCGGGCAGACCGAGTTGTTCCCGGACGGTGAGTGCATCGTCAAGGTGAACGAGGACGTTCGCGGGCGCGATTGCTACATCATCCAGCCGACGTGTCAGCCGGTGAACGGCAACCTGATGGAGCTGTTCATCTGGATCGACACGCTGAAGCGCGCCAGCGCCCACCGTGTGACGGCCGTCATGCCCTACTTCGGGTATGCCCGCCAAGACCGCAAGGACGAAGGCCGCACGCCGATCACCGCCAAGCTGGTCGCAAACCTGATCGAGCGGGCCGGCGCCGATCGCGTGGTCAGCATCGATTTGCACGCCGCCCAGGTGCAGGGGTTCTTCGACATCCCGGTCGATCACCTGAACGCCGGGCCGGTGCTGAGCAAGTGGTTCAAAAGCCTGAAGCTCGACAATTGGGTGTTCGTGTCGCCGGACGTGGGCAACGTAAAGCGGGCGCAGGTCTACGCCAACATGATGGGTGGCGAGATCTGCATCATCGACAAGCGTCGCAAGAGCGGCACGCAGACCGAGGCCAAGCACATCATCGGTGACGTGCGCGGCAAGAACTGCCTGATCGTCGACGACATGATCACCACCGCCGGCACGGTGACCAAGGCTGTCGAGATCCTGAAGGACAACGGCGCGCTCGACGTCTACATCGCCGCGACGCACGGCGTGTTCGCCGGGCCGGCGCTGGAACGCTTGGAAAAGTGCGACTTCACGAAGATCGCCGTCACCAACACGATCCCGATCCTCGACCGCTGCGACGGCATTAAGGACCGCATGGACGTGCTGGACGTATCCGGCCTGCTCGGCGAGGCGATCCACCGCATTCACCACAACGAATCGGTGAGCGCGCTGTTCAAGGGCGCCCACAAGGATGGGGCAAGGTAA
- a CDS encoding 50S ribosomal protein L25: MASKTAQVSAETRTALGSRANKRLRDAGKLPGVIYGHKEAILPVTLPKKEVAGHINHGQHLFDIAIDGKSEKVLIKEVQYDHLGIDLIHVDFARVSLDEKVTLTVSIETKGEPKSDTGVLQQIMNEIEIECLVTDIPDVIKVSVGDMQLDDVIHVKDLKLPQGVVALADEDQIVVQLKEITDSEDAAEADAAEPEVIGKAKEDGDADAEEAK, translated from the coding sequence ATGGCAAGCAAGACCGCACAAGTATCGGCCGAAACCCGCACGGCCCTCGGTTCGCGGGCGAACAAGCGCCTGCGCGACGCCGGCAAGCTGCCGGGCGTCATCTACGGGCACAAGGAAGCGATCCTCCCCGTCACGCTGCCGAAGAAGGAGGTCGCCGGTCACATCAACCACGGCCAGCACCTGTTCGACATCGCGATCGACGGCAAGAGCGAGAAGGTCCTGATCAAGGAAGTGCAGTACGACCACCTCGGCATCGACCTGATCCACGTCGACTTCGCCCGCGTCTCGCTCGACGAGAAGGTCACGCTGACCGTCTCCATCGAGACCAAGGGCGAGCCCAAGAGCGACACCGGCGTGCTCCAGCAGATCATGAACGAGATCGAGATCGAGTGCCTCGTCACCGACATCCCCGACGTGATCAAGGTCAGCGTCGGTGACATGCAACTCGACGACGTGATCCACGTGAAGGACCTGAAGCTTCCGCAGGGCGTCGTCGCCCTGGCCGACGAGGACCAGATCGTCGTGCAGCTGAAGGAGATCACCGACTCCGAGGACGCCGCCGAGGCCGATGCCGCCGAGCCGGAAGTCATCGGCAAGGCCAAGGAAGATGGCGACGCCGATGCGGAAGAGGCCAAGTAA
- the pth gene encoding aminoacyl-tRNA hydrolase has product MKLVVGLGNPGRDYVGTRHNVGFELIDRLATSLGWTSKDADFDRQARSKFEGLAIDGPAAGGKALLLKPATYMNLSGRSVQAAMAFYQCTPADVLVVLDDIALPVGRLRLRGSGSSGGHNGLKDIERALGTNAYARLRIGIDPRPPQIPQVDYVLGRFTDEQRKTLTPTIDRAAEAAIVWMEKGIEPAMNRFNAGSEDK; this is encoded by the coding sequence ATGAAGCTAGTCGTCGGCCTAGGCAATCCCGGACGCGATTACGTCGGCACCCGGCACAACGTCGGGTTCGAACTGATCGATCGGCTGGCGACGAGCCTTGGCTGGACGAGCAAGGACGCCGACTTCGATCGGCAGGCCCGGTCGAAGTTCGAGGGCCTGGCGATTGACGGGCCGGCGGCCGGTGGCAAGGCGCTGCTGCTGAAGCCGGCGACGTACATGAACCTCAGCGGTCGCTCCGTACAGGCGGCCATGGCGTTCTACCAGTGCACGCCCGCCGACGTGCTGGTGGTGCTGGACGACATCGCCTTGCCCGTCGGTCGCTTGCGGCTTCGCGGGTCTGGAAGTTCGGGTGGCCATAACGGCCTGAAGGACATCGAGCGGGCGCTGGGCACGAACGCCTACGCCCGGCTGCGGATCGGGATCGACCCCCGGCCGCCGCAGATCCCGCAGGTGGATTACGTGCTCGGCCGGTTCACCGACGAGCAGCGAAAGACGTTAACCCCCACGATCGACCGCGCCGCCGAGGCCGCGATCGTGTGGATGGAAAAAGGAATTGAACCGGCGATGAACAGGTTCAACGCCGGCAGTGAAGACAAGTGA
- the rpsF gene encoding 30S ribosomal protein S6 — MPNNAPRQYEGMFLVGPAANSENEGGIKLVRAVLERNAASPMVLKKWDERKLMYEINRQKRGTYIIAYFTAAPSAITGIERDVKLSEDILRVMVTDADHLNQQEMEAVEPQPIQPREERPSWDRPSFNDRPPRGDRGPRREEAGVGAEGKE, encoded by the coding sequence ATGCCCAACAATGCACCCCGTCAGTACGAAGGTATGTTCCTGGTCGGTCCCGCCGCCAACAGCGAGAACGAGGGCGGCATCAAGCTCGTCCGCGCGGTCCTGGAGCGCAACGCGGCCAGCCCGATGGTCCTGAAGAAGTGGGACGAGCGCAAGCTGATGTACGAGATCAACCGCCAGAAGCGCGGCACGTACATCATCGCCTACTTCACCGCCGCCCCCAGCGCCATCACCGGCATCGAGCGCGACGTGAAGCTGAGCGAGGACATCCTCCGCGTGATGGTGACCGACGCCGACCACCTGAACCAGCAGGAAATGGAAGCCGTCGAGCCCCAGCCGATCCAGCCCCGCGAAGAGCGCCCCAGCTGGGACCGCCCCAGCTTCAACGACCGCCCGCCCCGTGGCGATCGCGGCCCGCGCCGTGAGGAAGCCGGCGTTGGCGCCGAAGGGAAAGAGTAA
- the ssb gene encoding single-stranded DNA-binding protein: protein MASYNKVLLMGNLTRDPQLRYTPSQMAVADFGIAVNEKFTTKSGEKREDVAFIDITAWGKQAELINQYFTKGKPIFIEGRLKYETWDDKQGGGKRHKLTVTLDGFQFVGGRDGGGGGGGGGGSYDQGAGPGDFEDSAPPQRSQSRPAPNRPPQRPAPRQAAPAEQPYGDEQQFKDDDIPF from the coding sequence ATGGCCAGTTACAACAAAGTCCTCCTCATGGGCAACCTGACCCGCGATCCGCAGCTGCGCTACACGCCGTCGCAGATGGCGGTGGCGGACTTCGGCATTGCGGTGAACGAGAAGTTCACCACCAAGAGCGGCGAGAAGCGCGAGGATGTCGCGTTCATCGATATCACCGCCTGGGGCAAACAGGCCGAGCTGATCAACCAGTACTTCACCAAGGGCAAGCCGATCTTCATCGAAGGCCGCTTGAAGTATGAAACCTGGGACGACAAGCAAGGTGGCGGTAAGCGTCACAAGCTCACCGTTACCCTCGATGGCTTTCAATTCGTGGGTGGCCGTGACGGTGGAGGCGGTGGTGGTGGTGGTGGTGGCAGCTACGATCAAGGCGCCGGTCCCGGCGACTTTGAAGACAGCGCCCCGCCGCAACGCTCGCAATCGCGCCCGGCCCCCAATCGCCCGCCGCAGCGCCCCGCGCCACGGCAGGCAGCGCCCGCCGAGCAACCGTACGGCGACGAACAGCAATTTAAGGACGACGATATTCCGTTCTGA
- the rplI gene encoding 50S ribosomal protein L9, with amino-acid sequence MANVKLLLQESVKHVGKVGDVVEVSPGYARNYLLPQRLAVEPTPNNLKKIEVRRQEIEKQEREQREQQQTLIKKLAGVEVTLERRANEQGNLYGAVSATDISRALQGMGYNVEPDDVYLPGKLDRIETYMVTVRFAEGIETELKVWVAPDADSRESIEAARKAAAAEPAPASNFERNG; translated from the coding sequence ATGGCAAACGTAAAACTTCTCCTTCAGGAAAGCGTCAAGCACGTCGGCAAGGTTGGCGACGTGGTCGAGGTGTCGCCGGGCTATGCCCGTAACTACCTGCTGCCCCAGCGCCTGGCCGTCGAGCCGACGCCGAATAACCTCAAGAAGATCGAGGTTCGTCGGCAGGAGATCGAAAAGCAGGAGCGCGAGCAGCGCGAGCAGCAGCAGACGCTGATCAAGAAGCTCGCCGGCGTCGAGGTGACGCTCGAGCGTCGCGCCAACGAGCAGGGCAACCTGTACGGCGCCGTCAGCGCGACCGACATCAGCCGTGCGCTGCAGGGCATGGGCTACAACGTCGAGCCGGACGACGTCTACCTGCCGGGCAAGCTCGACCGCATCGAGACCTACATGGTCACGGTGCGCTTCGCCGAGGGCATCGAGACCGAGCTGAAGGTGTGGGTCGCCCCCGACGCCGACAGCCGCGAGTCCATCGAAGCCGCCCGCAAGGCCGCCGCCGCCGAGCCGGCCCCCGCGAGCAACTTTGAACGCAACGGATAA
- a CDS encoding TlpA disulfide reductase family protein: MTRSTFWRPFALTSMLVLPLFASLACSDQSGSGGNGHGEAPHVLLGKPAPAINVPLLDGGTLNLADHKGKDVVILDFWATWCGPCIVGMPLVDQVADQYADQNVVFYAVNVGETPEEIKPFMAKQNFDMKVALDANGKVSMDYAAEAIPQTLIIDKNGIVQSVHIGVGADTKAQLERDVKAALAK, encoded by the coding sequence ATGACACGCTCGACTTTCTGGCGCCCGTTTGCACTTACCAGCATGTTGGTGCTGCCGCTGTTCGCATCGCTCGCTTGCTCTGATCAATCCGGGTCGGGCGGCAATGGGCACGGCGAGGCGCCGCACGTTCTGCTAGGCAAGCCCGCCCCGGCCATCAATGTCCCGTTACTCGATGGCGGCACGTTGAACCTGGCCGACCACAAGGGCAAGGACGTCGTCATCCTCGACTTCTGGGCCACCTGGTGCGGCCCGTGCATCGTCGGCATGCCGTTGGTCGATCAGGTCGCCGACCAGTACGCCGACCAGAACGTCGTCTTCTACGCGGTGAACGTCGGCGAGACCCCCGAAGAGATTAAGCCCTTTATGGCCAAGCAGAACTTCGACATGAAGGTCGCCCTCGACGCCAACGGCAAGGTCAGCATGGACTACGCCGCCGAGGCCATTCCGCAGACGCTCATCATCGATAAGAACGGCATCGTCCAGTCCGTTCATATCGGTGTCGGCGCGGATACCAAAGCGCAACTGGAAAGGGACGTGAAAGCCGCGCTGGCAAAGTAA
- the dnaB gene encoding replicative DNA helicase: MSQASQLVDPSIARQFDRLPPHSIESEMCLLASMMLDKEMVGEVVQIVDREAFYQADHQIIYDVLVKLYEQNRPIDAVIVREELIKRQLLDEVGGIAYLAAILNSVPSAAHGAHYAGIVREKALLRQLISASTDILRDAYAPHEEANIVLDKAEKRIFEIAQNKVGKQMVAMEEVLHEVFEMIETRGQRGVETGFLELDEMMNGLQPGEMIIIAARPSMGKTAFAMNMIEHISATNRLPTAVFSLEMSKQQLAQRMLCSRGQIDAHKLRKGMLQSHEYAHLANVVGELAKAPIWVDDTPGLTILDLRAKARRLKMQHDIKCIMIDYMQLMDNPGVESRQQQVSEISRGIKAVARELSVPVICLSQLNRGSEGRDGHRPRMSDLRESGSIEQDADVIALLHREDYYRMAEPDFQPDNIAEVIIAKQRNGPTGTVKLTFINKTTRFENLSAAADPF, translated from the coding sequence ATGAGCCAAGCCAGCCAGTTAGTCGACCCGTCGATCGCACGCCAGTTCGATCGGTTGCCGCCTCACTCGATCGAGTCGGAGATGTGCCTGCTGGCGTCGATGATGCTGGACAAGGAGATGGTCGGCGAGGTCGTGCAGATCGTCGACCGCGAGGCCTTCTATCAGGCCGACCACCAGATCATCTACGACGTGCTGGTGAAGCTGTACGAGCAGAACCGCCCGATCGACGCCGTCATCGTCCGCGAAGAGCTGATCAAGCGACAGTTGCTCGACGAAGTCGGCGGCATCGCGTATCTGGCCGCCATCCTCAACAGTGTGCCCTCGGCCGCCCACGGCGCACACTACGCCGGCATCGTGCGCGAGAAGGCGCTGCTGCGCCAGCTCATCAGCGCCAGCACCGACATCCTGCGCGACGCCTACGCCCCGCACGAGGAAGCCAACATCGTCTTGGACAAGGCCGAGAAGCGCATCTTCGAAATCGCGCAGAACAAGGTCGGCAAGCAGATGGTGGCGATGGAGGAAGTGCTGCACGAGGTCTTCGAGATGATCGAGACCCGCGGCCAGCGCGGCGTCGAAACGGGCTTCCTCGAGCTGGACGAAATGATGAACGGCCTGCAGCCGGGCGAGATGATCATCATCGCCGCCAGACCGTCGATGGGTAAGACGGCGTTCGCGATGAACATGATCGAGCACATCAGCGCCACCAACCGCCTGCCGACCGCCGTCTTCAGCTTGGAAATGAGCAAGCAGCAGCTCGCCCAGCGCATGCTCTGCAGCCGTGGGCAGATCGACGCCCACAAGCTGCGCAAGGGCATGCTTCAGTCGCACGAGTACGCTCACCTGGCCAACGTGGTCGGCGAACTGGCAAAGGCGCCGATTTGGGTCGACGACACGCCGGGCCTGACCATTCTGGACCTGCGCGCCAAGGCCCGTCGGCTGAAGATGCAGCACGACATCAAGTGCATCATGATCGACTACATGCAGCTGATGGATAACCCCGGTGTCGAAAGCCGTCAGCAGCAGGTCAGCGAGATCAGCCGCGGCATTAAGGCGGTCGCCCGCGAGCTGTCCGTCCCCGTCATCTGCCTGTCGCAGCTGAACCGCGGCAGCGAAGGCCGCGACGGTCACCGCCCACGCATGAGCGACTTGCGCGAGTCGGGCAGCATCGAACAGGACGCCGACGTGATCGCGCTGCTGCACCGCGAGGACTACTACCGCATGGCCGAGCCGGACTTTCAGCCGGACAACATCGCCGAGGTCATCATCGCCAAGCAGCGTAACGGCCCGACGGGCACCGTGAAGCTGACGTTCATCAACAAAACGACGCGCTTCGAGAACCTGTCGGCGGCGGCCGACCCGTTCTAA
- a CDS encoding M20/M25/M40 family metallo-hydrolase, protein MSHDLLTQVCSLPTAPFVESQVVAFVERFVKAHRSMSLQRDRFGNLLISLPGRSRGPRWVFTAHMDHPGFVAERMIDNRSLHARFHGGVLSTYVRGSRVRFFSGSDEIRGTVTDVVDGDRGYPATATVRVAQAVMAGSVGMFDVGEGRIRGKRFHSRVCDDLAGAAAALAMLDQLSRKRPKSPVAVLLTRAEEEGFIGAIAASTDSKLLRKTDRLIAIECSAAQPYAPIGGGCIVRIGDRTSVFNSAISYFITQQAEALAKADRTFKHQRALMPGGTCEATVYDVYGYTAGSICVPLGNYHNMDKAKGKIAAEFIDVNDWDSMVKLFIAIARNGHTFSPDHAMLKQRLEARFEKFKNYF, encoded by the coding sequence ATGTCCCACGACCTCCTCACCCAAGTCTGCTCCCTACCCACCGCGCCCTTCGTCGAGTCGCAGGTCGTAGCGTTCGTCGAACGGTTCGTGAAGGCGCATCGGTCGATGTCGCTGCAGCGCGATCGCTTCGGCAACCTGCTGATCTCGTTGCCCGGCCGCTCGCGCGGGCCGCGGTGGGTGTTTACGGCCCACATGGATCACCCGGGGTTCGTCGCTGAGCGAATGATCGACAACCGCTCGCTGCATGCTCGCTTTCATGGTGGCGTGCTGAGCACGTACGTGCGCGGCTCGCGGGTGCGGTTTTTCAGTGGCAGCGATGAGATTCGCGGCACCGTGACCGACGTCGTTGACGGCGACCGTGGCTACCCCGCCACCGCGACCGTACGCGTTGCCCAAGCGGTAATGGCGGGCTCCGTAGGCATGTTCGACGTGGGCGAGGGCCGCATCCGTGGCAAGCGATTCCACAGCCGCGTTTGCGATGATCTGGCCGGCGCCGCGGCGGCGCTGGCCATGCTGGATCAGCTGAGCCGTAAGCGGCCTAAGTCGCCGGTGGCGGTCCTGCTGACGCGGGCGGAGGAAGAAGGCTTCATCGGCGCCATCGCAGCCTCCACCGATTCCAAACTGCTGCGCAAGACCGACCGCCTGATCGCCATCGAGTGCTCCGCCGCCCAGCCATACGCGCCGATCGGCGGTGGCTGCATCGTGCGCATCGGCGACCGCACGAGCGTCTTCAACTCGGCCATCAGCTACTTCATTACCCAACAGGCCGAAGCGCTCGCGAAGGCCGACAGAACCTTCAAGCACCAGCGCGCCCTGATGCCCGGCGGCACCTGCGAGGCCACCGTCTACGACGTCTACGGCTACACCGCCGGCTCGATCTGCGTGCCGCTGGGCAACTACCACAACATGGATAAGGCCAAGGGCAAGATCGCGGCCGAGTTCATTGATGTGAATGACTGGGACAGCATGGTCAAGCTGTTCATTGCGATCGCCCGGAACGGGCACACGTTCTCGCCGGATCACGCGATGCTCAAGCAACGGCTTGAGGCGCGGTTTGAGAAGTTCAAGAATTACTTTTAG